One window of the Streptomyces sp. NBC_00259 genome contains the following:
- a CDS encoding C40 family peptidase gives MASHRRPKQPSRTRVTVLTATAAAAVALTSQAAQAAPAKPSKDEVKAKVDALYHEAEKATEEYNGAKEQQTKLQKEIGAIQDKVARGQDELNTLRDSLGSVASAQYRSGGIDPSVQLFLSGDPDTYLDKASAMDQLGAKQTAALENIQSKQRTLAQERAEAARKLGDLEDVRKTLGEKKKKFQGKLADAQKLLNTLTAAERAKMQEEEQRASRAAGDRVDLGNEVPASQRGAAALNAAATQIGKPYVSGAEGPNSYDCSGLTQWSYRQAGVGISRTTYTQQNDGVRIGRSQLKPGDLVFFNSLSHVGLYAGNNQILHAPKPGASVRYESMDYMGTFQFGVRI, from the coding sequence GTGGCGTCCCACCGTCGACCCAAGCAGCCGAGCCGCACCCGTGTGACCGTGCTCACCGCGACCGCCGCAGCGGCCGTCGCCCTCACCTCCCAGGCCGCGCAGGCCGCACCGGCGAAGCCGAGCAAGGACGAGGTCAAGGCGAAGGTCGACGCCCTCTACCACGAGGCGGAGAAGGCCACCGAGGAGTACAACGGGGCCAAGGAGCAGCAGACCAAGCTCCAGAAGGAGATCGGCGCGATCCAGGACAAGGTCGCCCGCGGTCAGGACGAGCTCAACACCCTGCGGGACAGCCTCGGTTCGGTGGCGAGCGCCCAGTACCGCTCCGGTGGTATCGACCCGTCCGTCCAGCTCTTCCTCTCCGGTGACCCGGACACCTACCTCGACAAGGCGTCCGCGATGGACCAGCTCGGGGCCAAGCAGACCGCCGCGCTGGAGAACATCCAGTCCAAGCAGCGCACCCTCGCCCAGGAGCGCGCCGAGGCCGCCCGCAAGCTCGGTGACCTCGAGGACGTCCGCAAGACGCTGGGCGAGAAGAAGAAGAAGTTCCAGGGCAAGCTCGCAGACGCGCAGAAGCTCCTCAACACCCTGACCGCCGCGGAGCGGGCGAAGATGCAGGAGGAGGAGCAGCGCGCCAGCCGCGCCGCGGGTGACCGCGTCGACCTGGGCAACGAGGTTCCGGCCTCCCAGCGCGGCGCCGCCGCTCTCAACGCCGCCGCGACCCAGATCGGCAAGCCGTACGTCTCCGGCGCCGAGGGCCCGAACTCCTACGACTGCTCCGGGCTGACGCAGTGGTCGTACCGCCAGGCCGGCGTCGGTATCTCCCGGACCACCTACACCCAGCAGAACGACGGCGTGAGGATAGGCCGCAGCCAGCTCAAGCCCGGCGACCTGGTCTTCTTCAACAGCCTCTCGCACGTGGGTCTGTACGCGGGCAACAACCAGATCCTGCACGCCCCGAAGCCGGGTGCCTCCGTCCGTTACGAGTCGATGGACTACATGGGCACCTTCCAGTTCGGCGTCCGGATCTGA
- a CDS encoding C40 family peptidase, whose amino-acid sequence MASHRRPSASGFNRGARVTLLSAAAATAAAALGSAPAGADPADSPESTRAKVDRLYEQAEKATEQYNQAEEHADELREEVARAQDRAARGQEHINRMRSTLGSVAGAQYRSGGMDPALALLLSGNPDTYLDKAAVLDRLSERESEALQELRRAQRRLGQERSEATRKLAELERTRSALARHKRTIEAKLAETQRLLNSLPRTEREAYDRASRSGRAVPDLSGGAGPASARAAAAVAAAQSVVGRPYVWGANGPHGFDCSGLTQWSYAQAGVGLPRTSQAQRYAGLQVPLSQARPGDLVTYRSDASHVAMYVGNGQVVHAPYPGAGVRYDPVGMMPIASVTRP is encoded by the coding sequence GTGGCGTCCCATCGCCGACCCTCAGCGTCCGGTTTCAACCGGGGTGCCCGGGTCACCCTCCTTTCGGCCGCGGCGGCGACCGCCGCGGCCGCCCTCGGCAGCGCACCGGCCGGCGCCGACCCGGCCGACAGCCCCGAGTCGACCCGGGCCAAGGTCGACCGGCTGTACGAGCAGGCCGAGAAGGCCACGGAGCAGTACAACCAGGCGGAGGAGCACGCGGACGAACTCCGCGAAGAGGTGGCCCGGGCGCAGGACAGGGCGGCACGCGGCCAGGAGCACATCAACCGGATGCGCAGCACGCTCGGTTCGGTGGCCGGCGCCCAGTACCGCTCCGGCGGCATGGATCCCGCCCTCGCCCTCCTGCTCTCCGGGAACCCCGACACGTATCTCGACAAGGCCGCGGTCCTCGACCGGCTCAGCGAACGCGAGTCGGAGGCCCTTCAGGAGCTCCGGCGGGCCCAGCGCAGGCTCGGCCAGGAGCGGTCCGAGGCCACCCGGAAGCTGGCCGAGCTGGAACGCACCCGGTCCGCCCTGGCCCGCCACAAGCGCACGATCGAGGCGAAGCTCGCGGAGACCCAGCGGCTGCTGAACTCCCTTCCGAGGACGGAGCGCGAGGCCTACGACCGGGCGTCGCGCTCCGGCCGGGCCGTGCCGGACCTGTCGGGCGGCGCGGGTCCGGCGTCCGCGCGGGCGGCCGCGGCGGTGGCCGCCGCGCAGAGCGTGGTCGGCAGGCCCTACGTCTGGGGCGCGAACGGCCCGCACGGCTTCGACTGCTCCGGGCTCACCCAGTGGTCCTACGCGCAGGCCGGCGTCGGACTGCCGCGCACCTCCCAGGCACAGCGGTACGCCGGACTGCAGGTGCCGCTGTCGCAGGCCAGGCCCGGCGACCTCGTCACCTACCGCTCCGACGCCAGCCATGTCGCCATGTACGTCGGCAACGGCCAGGTCGTCCACGCGCCCTATCCGGGGGCCGGGGTGCGCTACGACCCCGTCGGCATGATGCCGATCGCCTCGGTGACGCGCCCCTGA
- a CDS encoding NYN domain-containing protein has product MEQPDSGAGPAGAGDAAEALDRPLPEGVRRRVVALVSDAFGGLTVNELPTQLRQYARFTPTRRAKFAGNAMAAALEGDPLFRQRIGERLRESQPELTGALETGTAPAAADPVDVAAAAYVLRPAGWVKLVAAAGEEAQRADAERADEESRRELERLREELDRLKAGTRAETERLRTELDAARKEAESLHRKLRSAQSDVKRGEAAVRRTRAEAEAAKAEAHAQVSAAESEARRLKARLGEAEAAVEAGRRASREGRSIEDMRVRLLLDTVLDAASGLRRELALPPVSLHPADTVDAVEPGRMTPKDIAARALSETDPALLDQLLALPQVHLLVDGYNVTKTGYPTMPLEKQRLRLLGGLAMLAAQTGAEITCVFDGAELAAPVLLAPPRGVRVLFSKPGVTADELIRQLVRAEPPGRPVVVVSTDREVADGVAKAGARPVPSAMLLKRLSRV; this is encoded by the coding sequence GTGGAGCAGCCTGACAGCGGCGCCGGGCCGGCCGGTGCCGGCGACGCCGCCGAGGCGCTCGACCGCCCGCTGCCGGAAGGTGTACGGCGACGTGTCGTCGCCCTGGTCTCGGACGCCTTCGGCGGGCTGACCGTCAACGAACTTCCCACCCAGTTGCGGCAGTACGCCCGCTTCACCCCGACGCGCCGCGCGAAGTTCGCGGGCAACGCCATGGCCGCGGCCCTGGAGGGCGACCCGCTGTTCCGGCAGCGCATCGGCGAACGGCTGCGGGAGTCGCAGCCGGAGCTGACCGGTGCGCTGGAGACGGGGACCGCGCCCGCTGCCGCGGACCCCGTCGACGTGGCCGCGGCCGCCTATGTGCTGCGCCCGGCGGGCTGGGTGAAGCTGGTGGCCGCCGCGGGCGAGGAGGCCCAGCGCGCGGACGCCGAGCGCGCCGACGAGGAGAGCCGGCGCGAGCTGGAGCGGCTCCGCGAGGAACTCGACCGGCTGAAGGCAGGGACCAGGGCCGAGACCGAGCGGCTGCGCACCGAACTGGACGCCGCCCGCAAGGAAGCCGAATCGCTTCACCGCAAGCTGCGCAGCGCCCAGAGCGATGTGAAGCGCGGCGAGGCCGCGGTGCGCCGCACCCGCGCCGAGGCCGAGGCCGCCAAGGCCGAGGCGCACGCCCAGGTGTCCGCGGCCGAGAGCGAGGCGCGCCGGCTCAAGGCCAGGCTCGGTGAGGCGGAGGCCGCGGTCGAGGCGGGCCGCAGGGCCTCCCGGGAGGGCCGCTCGATCGAGGACATGCGGGTGCGGCTGCTGCTGGACACCGTGCTGGACGCGGCCTCGGGGCTGCGCCGTGAACTGGCCCTGCCTCCGGTGTCCCTGCATCCCGCCGACACCGTCGACGCGGTCGAGCCGGGCCGTATGACCCCGAAGGACATCGCGGCGCGGGCGCTGTCCGAGACCGACCCGGCGCTGCTGGACCAGCTGCTCGCGCTGCCCCAGGTGCATCTCCTCGTGGACGGCTACAACGTCACCAAGACCGGCTATCCGACGATGCCGCTGGAGAAGCAGCGGCTGCGGCTGCTCGGCGGTCTGGCGATGCTCGCCGCGCAGACGGGCGCCGAGATCACCTGTGTCTTCGACGGGGCTGAGCTGGCGGCTCCGGTGCTGCTGGCGCCGCCGCGCGGGGTGCGGGTGCTGTTCTCCAAGCCCGGGGTGACCGCGGACGAGCTCATCCGCCAGCTCGTCCGGGCCGAGCCGCCCGGCCGTCCCGTCGTCGTGGTCTCGACCGACCGTGAGGTCGCCGACGGAGTCGCCAAGGCGGGAGCCCGCCCGGTCCCGTCCGCAATGTTGCTGAAGCGGCTTTCGCGCGTCTAG
- a CDS encoding rhomboid family intramembrane serine protease: MIDRWTAARSALRGPSVTYGVIGLCSLLFVIGPVSGLNPSYGTGDTLLAAQTVHFERWGVIPSELLRGSPRALLTPLTALFVHGSWLHLLGNMLFLYVFGAMAEERMGHVQFALFYVGCGYLALVAYAAANAESDHTLVGGSGAISGVLGAFLCLFPRARVTSLYPFLFFLPLRFPAWIVLIFWFTLQWLAEAQSTSTGPGVAYLAHLVGFGIGFLYAWGRFRQAARVKAQAAATEGERQP; encoded by the coding sequence ATGATCGATCGGTGGACAGCGGCGAGGAGCGCGTTGAGGGGTCCCTCCGTGACCTACGGAGTGATCGGTCTGTGCAGTCTGCTCTTCGTCATCGGCCCGGTCTCCGGGCTCAACCCGTCCTACGGCACCGGGGACACTCTGCTCGCCGCGCAGACCGTCCACTTCGAACGCTGGGGCGTCATCCCGAGCGAGCTGCTGCGCGGCTCCCCCCGGGCCCTCCTCACCCCGCTCACCGCGCTCTTCGTGCACGGAAGCTGGCTCCATCTGCTGGGCAACATGCTGTTCCTCTATGTCTTCGGGGCGATGGCCGAGGAACGCATGGGGCATGTGCAGTTCGCCCTCTTCTACGTCGGCTGCGGCTATCTCGCGCTCGTCGCCTACGCGGCGGCCAACGCGGAGTCGGACCACACACTGGTCGGCGGGTCCGGAGCGATCTCGGGAGTGCTGGGCGCCTTCCTGTGCCTCTTCCCGAGGGCGCGGGTGACCAGCCTCTACCCCTTTCTGTTCTTCCTGCCGCTGCGCTTCCCCGCGTGGATCGTGCTGATCTTCTGGTTCACGCTGCAATGGCTGGCGGAGGCACAGAGCACGTCGACGGGTCCCGGGGTGGCGTATCTGGCGCATCTGGTGGGGTTCGGGATCGGGTTCCTCTACGCGTGGGGCCGATTCCGGCAGGCGGCTAGAGTGAAAGCCCAAGCAGCGGCCACCGAGGGAGAAAGACAGCCGTGA